A part of Neoarius graeffei isolate fNeoGra1 chromosome 22, fNeoGra1.pri, whole genome shotgun sequence genomic DNA contains:
- the LOC132870485 gene encoding trinucleotide repeat-containing gene 6B protein-like isoform X3: MEDFKYPEEDQSNPVSHEDTKQILKESTTPAPFNCVTLRSSSTPSLSPSPAPGGTTALPAGENNAKQTTVANGLVPSAASLWHMSRDVPPRFRNHQEPKILLKRGQSLDGISPFLHTGDQLNANTTQRSASLTYANSTCGSGSGAPLLSQGMDKIIVDGSDLQAWPSILDSRRQNESLSKASWECNQGMQKNKTEQVELGVTADGGNSESIPCSSCETALNLTDAESMQQKIESQDGGQREENKTEKGVGPKQAEADIADDCKGLNVAVQLPNFSSNLEALTPDRCNSRASGELLETGEIWGTSGENQVGWKVAGNDGVSHEVSQTVWDEEKTGLKKQAATVRQSDVPKEGMAEHVKESSPDCLQDKMIATNTTTDGEKGMNEREWQGSECESAGCRSSEDGTWSCNNSRAQASCTEVTLQNMLSRSDLDPRVLCNTGWGQTQIKQSIAWDLEVDSSSESGRDWTGHARIDLNSPSCPQWSRDLQGQVKEARNQRAGSKEEQSEEKTDSKQSALLTGKGSSWMKTVEDERVERWDGNRRDGGQWREGDRGSWGPGDTQWGENKVKGGQSEKPWADSKDEGWRTKQHQGWGDDCHLQHIPNSQTALKGPNQQQVQQSQSQLTQQRGSQESREPPTGPVVLKQSSGWKPGPIPHTSSAIEPSGWEEPSPQSISRKMEIDDGTSAWGDPTHYDSRSVNMWDKSNLQQRGQPSQQQHESMPATTLTSRDKNTAWERSTDAPEQVMNNSPGGWGKAFDTPSGWRDPEESGKGTGWGGSRFNPAKSGSKTMQDSWGDESLNNSRHSSWEEEDSGSGMWGNRSQDNTSSFSSGGWNQGQGGRRTGAKGTLKGNGGGSWTGSITRQLSNMGITDEEAVSASDRRRRGMNDFNGEMRRGGRGGGSFRSHSSKEPGTTGLLNTSGVAHLRGMQQPGAHHVNPSPGVRAQVPQQFLPPQVSGSVLNPMFPPQLSPQHLAMLSGIHPHMQQVQLAYQLLLQQQQQQHHFLSHRKFPQPPPLLQHQDPQQLARIMAVLQQRPKTPTSFPAGFVPGVEPESVIGVKEVGGAQPQFKWMMEAGHPLCPSPPDPVMLKNGLLPGPMKLRGDSSYPHYDLVGVENMGVASPSLIDNWHRTPGGKLGSTPSTPTWPPEFQPGVPWKGVQSPEPDPNPYSGMLVENTLTDTEHHLLQDNTELNTVLPSPAAWPYCASDPHNSAKFPVLAPSWPPEPIGHRTNRNGSQLPRPPPGLTHQKQSPWLGVGPHVPRGWSSERQGQESPFGAGNVLHVSAVVVVMKRNTGAQSCCGVSESSWSGGSSTGSSWLLLSNLTPQVDSSTLKTICLQHGPLMTFNLGLAQGSALIRYCSPDEAAKAQSALHMCVLGNTTILAEFVSEEDVARYFTHSQSRETDGDGETDREMDSETCGGGEVKLGWENLDGAGLSLFNRWSHSREGGVWGGVPTGYHSNSLWGTPQVEDRGLGLLPGNLLGGGADTL; encoded by the exons ATGGAAGACTTTAAATATCCAGAAGAAGATCAGAGTAATCCGGTTTCTCATGAG GACACCAAACAGATACTTAAAG AATCGACCACGCCTGCCCCCTTTAACTGTGTGACACTGCGCTCCAGTTCCACTCCATCCTTATCCCCTTCTCCTGCTCCTGGGGGCACTACAGCGCTCCCTGCAGGTGAGAACAATGCAAAGCAAACCACTGTGGCAAATGGACTGGTTCCCTCTGCAGCGTCTCTGTGGCACATGTCCCGTGACGTGCCACCTCGCTTCCGTAACCATCAGGAGCCTAAAATTCTGCTAAAGAGAGGCCAGTCGCTAGATGGAATATCACCATTCCTCCACACAGGGGATCAGTTGAATGCAAACACTACACAACGCTCAG CTTCTTTAACTTATGCAAATTCCACATGTGGCTCGGGCTCCGGAGCACCGCTACTGTCTCAGGGAATGGATAAGATTATAGTGGATGGCTCTGACCTGCAGGCATGGCCCAGTATTTTGGACAGCAGGAGGCAGAACGAGTCCCTGAGCAAAGCTTCATGGGAATGCAATCAGGGCATGCAAAAGAACAAGACAGAACAGGTGGAGCTTGGTGTCACTGCAGATGGAGGCAACTCAGAATCAATCCCCTGTTCCTCCTGTGAAACTGCTTTAAATTTGACAGATGCAGAAAGCATGCAGCAGAAGATAGAAAGCCAGGATGGAGGCCAACGGGAGGAAAACAAGACAGAAAAAGGAGTGGGACCAAAACAAGCGGAAGCTGATATTGCTGATGACTGCAAAGGGTTAAATGTGGCAGTGCAGCTTCCTAATTTCAGTTCAAATCTAGAAGCCTTAACTCCTGATAGATGTAATAGTAGGGCAAGTGGAGAACTGCTGGAGACTGGAGAAATCTGGGGAACGTCTGGGGAAAACCAGGTAGGATGGAAAGTTGCTGGAAATGATGGAGTCAGCCATGAGGTATCTCAGACAGTCTGGGATGAAGAAAAAACTGGTCTAAAAAAGCAGGCAGCTACAGTTAGGCAGAGTGATGTGCCAAAAGAAGGCATGGCTGAACATGTAAAAGAAAGCTCTCCAGATTGTTTACAGGACAAAATGATTGCAACCAATACAACAACAGATGGTGAGAAAGGGATGAATGAGAGAGAATGGCAGGGCTCAGAGTGCGAGTCTGCCGGCTGTAGAAGCAGCGAAGATGGGACTTGGTCTTGCAACAACTCCAGAGCTCAAGCGTCATGCACAGAAGTGACCTTACAGAACATGCTCAGTCGAAGTGATCTGGATCCCCGGGTACTTTGTAACACTGGCTGGGGGCAGACCCAGATCAAGCAGAGCATAGCCTGGGATTTGGAGGTGGACAGTAGCTCTGAATCAGGTCGAGACTGGACTGGGCATGCGCGGATTGATCTAAATAGTCCCAGCTGTCCTCAGTGGTCCAGGGACTTGCAGGGCCAAGTGAAGGAGGCCAGAAACCAGAGGGCAGGGAGTAAAGAGGAGCAAAGTGAGGAGAAAACAGATAGTAAACAGAGTGCTCTACTGACAGGGAaaggaagcagctggatgaagacTGTTGAGGATGAGCGGGTAGAAAGGTGGGATGGGAACAGGAGAGATGGTGGGCAGTGGAGAGAAGGGGACAGGGGCAGTTGGGGCCCAGGAGACACTCAGTGGGGAGAAAACAAGGTTAAAGGTGGACAAAGTGAGAAGCCATGGGCTGACTCTAAGGATGAGGGATGGAGAACCAAACAGCACCAGGGGTGGGGAGACGACTGCCACTTGCAACATATACCAAACAGTCAGACAGCACTGAAAGGCCCAAATCAGCAGCAAGTGCAGCAATCCCAGTCCCAGCTTACTCAACAAAGAGGCTCACAGGAGTCCAGGGAACCACCCACAGGCCCAGTGGTACTGAAGCAAAGCTCAGGATGGAAGCCTGGTCCCATCCCCCACACATCTTCAGCCATTGAGCCAAGTGGTTGGGAGGAGCCCTCACCCCAGTCCATTAGCAGGAAGATGGAGATTGACGATGGTACGTCAGCCTGGGGTGACCCCACTCACTATGACAGCAGGAGTGTCAATATGTGGGACAAGAGCAACCTACAGCAGAGGGGTCAGCCATCTCAGCAACAGCATGAGTCCATGCCAGCCACCACCCTgaccagcagagataaaaacacaG CATGGGAACGGAGTACTGATGCTCCTGAACAGGTCATGAACAACAGCCCAGGAGGCTGGGGGAAAGCCTTTGATACACCCTCAGGCTGGAGGGACCCAGAGGAATCTGGGAAAGGGACAGGTTGGGGTGGATCCCGCTTCAATCCAGCCAAGAGCG GTTCAAAGACTATGCAAGATAGCTGGGGTGATGAAAGTTTAAACAATTCACGCCATTCCAGCTGGGAGGAGGAAGATAGTGGTTCTGGCATGTGGGGCAACAGGTCTCAGGACAACACTTCCTCCTTTTCCTCTGGGGGTTGGAACCAAGGTCAGGGTGGCAGGAGAACTGGAGCAAAG GGTACTCTGAAAGGAAACGGAGGGGGTTCCTGGACAGGTTCGATAACTCGGCAGTTGTCCAACATGGGGATCACG GACGAAGAAGCCGTCTCAGCATCAGACAGGCGCAGGAGAGGGATGAATGACTTTAATGGGGAGATGAGGaggggaggaagaggaggaggaagcttTCGCTCACACAGCTCCAAGGAACCAGGCACG acAGGTCTGCTCAATACCAGTGGTGTTGCACATTTAAGAGGAATGCAGCAGCCAGGTGCGCATCACGTAAACCCTTCCCCTGGAGTACGAGCACAAGTGCCTCAGCAGTTCCTCCCACCTCAG GTTTCGGGGTCGGTTTTGAATCCGATGTTTCCCCCACAGCTGTCCCCTCAGCACTTAGCCATGCTCAGTGGGATACACCCCCACATGCAGCAGGTCCAGCTG GCGTATCAGCTCCtcctgcagcagcagcagcaacagcatcaTTTCCTGTCTCATAGAAAGTTCCCCCAGCCTCCTCCTCTGCTTCAGCATCAGGACCCGCAGCAG TTGGCCCGCATTATGGCAGTTCTTCAGCAGCGTCCCAAAACCCCCACATCCTTCCCAG CAGGCTTTGTGCCAGGGGTGGAGCCTGAGTCAGTGATTGGAGTAAAAGAAGTGGGAGGAGCTCAGCCTCAGTTTAAATGGATGATGGAGGCAGGGCATCCACTTTGCCCCTCCCCTCCTGATCCCGTCATGCTTAAGAATG gtCTCTTACCAGGTCCGATGAAGCTCCGAGGCGACTCCTCGTATCCCCACTATGATCTGGTGGGGGTGGAGAATATGGGTGTGGCCTCTCCAAGTCTGATTGACAATTGGCATAGAACCCCTGGTGGCAAATTAGGCTCCACCCCTAGCACCCCCACCTGGCCACCAG AGTTTCAGCCCGGTGTTCCATGGAAAGGTGTTCAGAGCCCCGAGCCTGACCCAAACCCCTACAGCGGAATGTTGGTGGAGAACACACTCACGGACACTGAACACCATTTATTGCAGGATAACAcag agCTGAACACCGTACTGCCTTCACCTGCTGCCTGGCCTTACTGTGCCTCGGACCCACACAACTCag CTAAATTCCCTGTGCTAGCCCCCAGTTGGCCTCCTGAGCCCATCGGACACAGGACCAATCGAAACGGCTCCCAGCTGCCCCGCCCCCCTCCAGGCTTGACCCATCAGAAGCAGTCTCCGTGGTTAGGGGTGGGGCCTCACGTGCCCAGAGGGTGGAGCTCGGAGAGGCAGGGCCAGGAGTCACCTTTTGGTGCAGGTAACGTTTTACACGTCTCTGCAGTGGTTGTGGTGATGAAGAGGAACACAGGAGCTCAGTCATGTTGTGGTGTTTCAGAGAGCTCATGGAGTGGTGGATCATCTACAGGAAGTTCATGGCTATTATTGAGCAACCTCACACCAcag gtcgatAGCTCCACTCTAAAGACAATTTGCCTGCAGCATGGCCCACTGATGACCTTTAACCTCGGCTTGGCTCAGGGCAGTGCTCTGATTCGCTACTGCAGCCCGGATGAGGCGGCCAAGGCCCAGAGCGCACTGCACAT GTGTGTCCTGGGTAACACCACCATCTTGGCTGAGTTTGTGAGCGAGGAGGATGTGGCCCGTTACTTCACACATTCCCAGAgcagagagacagacggagacggagagacagacagagagatggacaGTGAGACGTGTGGAGGAGGGGAGGTGAAGCTTGGCTGGGAGAACCTGGACGGGGCCGGACTCTCTCTGTTTAACCGCTGGAGCCACAGCCGAGAGGGTGGGGTTTGGGGAGGCGTGCCCACTGGTTACCACAGCAACAGCCTCTGGGGTACTCCTCAGGTGGAGGACAGAGGACTTGGCTTGTTGCCAGGCAACTTATTAGGGGGTGGGGCTGACACTCTCTGA
- the LOC132870485 gene encoding trinucleotide repeat-containing gene 6B protein-like isoform X4: MEDFKYPEEDQSNPVSHEDTKQILKESTTPAPFNCVTLRSSSTPSLSPSPAPGGTTALPAGENNAKQTTVANGLVPSAASLWHMSRDVPPRFRNHQEPKILLKRGQSLDGISPFLHTGDQLNANTTQRSASLTYANSTCGSGSGAPLLSQGMDKIIVDGSDLQAWPSILDSRRQNESLSKASWECNQGMQKNKTEQVELGVTADGGNSESIPCSSCETALNLTDAESMQQKIESQDGGQREENKTEKGVGPKQAEADIADDCKGLNVAVQLPNFSSNLEALTPDRCNSRASGELLETGEIWGTSGENQVGWKVAGNDGVSHEVSQTVWDEEKTGLKKQAATVRQSDVPKEGMAEHVKESSPDCLQDKMIATNTTTDGEKGMNEREWQGSECESAGCRSSEDGTWSCNNSRAQASCTEVTLQNMLSRSDLDPRVLCNTGWGQTQIKQSIAWDLEVDSSSESGRDWTGHARIDLNSPSCPQWSRDLQGQVKEARNQRAGSKEEQSEEKTDSKQSALLTGKGSSWMKTVEDERVERWDGNRRDGGQWREGDRGSWGPGDTQWGENKVKGGQSEKPWADSKDEGWRTKQHQGWGDDCHLQHIPNSQTALKGPNQQQVQQSQSQLTQQRGSQESREPPTGPVVLKQSSGWKPGPIPHTSSAIEPSGWEEPSPQSISRKMEIDDGTSAWGDPTHYDSRSVNMWDKSNLQQRGQPSQQQHESMPATTLTSRDKNTAWERSTDAPEQVMNNSPGGWGKAFDTPSGWRDPEESGKGTGWGGSRFNPAKSGSKTMQDSWGDESLNNSRHSSWEEEDSGSGMWGNRSQDNTSSFSSGGWNQGQGGRRTGAKGTLKGNGGGSWTGSITRQLSNMGITDEEAVSASDRRRRGMNDFNGEMRRGGRGGGSFRSHSSKEPGTTGLLNTSGVAHLRGMQQPGAHHVNPSPGVRAQVPQQFLPPQVSGSVLNPMFPPQLSPQHLAMLSGIHPHMQQVQLAYQLLLQQQQQQHHFLSHRKFPQPPPLLQHQDPQQLARIMAVLQQRPKTPTSFPAGFVPGVEPESVIGVKEVGGAQPQFKWMMEAGHPLCPSPPDPVMLKNGLLPGPMKLRGDSSYPHYDLVGVENMGVASPSLIDNWHRTPGGKLGSTPSTPTWPPEFQPGVPWKGVQSPEPDPNPYSGMLVENTLTDTEHHLLQDNTVSLSELNTVLPSPAAWPYCASDPHNSAPSWPPEPIGHRTNRNGSQLPRPPPGLTHQKQSPWLGVGPHVPRGWSSERQGQESPFGAGNVLHVSAVVVVMKRNTGAQSCCGVSESSWSGGSSTGSSWLLLSNLTPQVDSSTLKTICLQHGPLMTFNLGLAQGSALIRYCSPDEAAKAQSALHMCVLGNTTILAEFVSEEDVARYFTHSQSRETDGDGETDREMDSETCGGGEVKLGWENLDGAGLSLFNRWSHSREGGVWGGVPTGYHSNSLWGTPQVEDRGLGLLPGNLLGGGADTL; encoded by the exons ATGGAAGACTTTAAATATCCAGAAGAAGATCAGAGTAATCCGGTTTCTCATGAG GACACCAAACAGATACTTAAAG AATCGACCACGCCTGCCCCCTTTAACTGTGTGACACTGCGCTCCAGTTCCACTCCATCCTTATCCCCTTCTCCTGCTCCTGGGGGCACTACAGCGCTCCCTGCAGGTGAGAACAATGCAAAGCAAACCACTGTGGCAAATGGACTGGTTCCCTCTGCAGCGTCTCTGTGGCACATGTCCCGTGACGTGCCACCTCGCTTCCGTAACCATCAGGAGCCTAAAATTCTGCTAAAGAGAGGCCAGTCGCTAGATGGAATATCACCATTCCTCCACACAGGGGATCAGTTGAATGCAAACACTACACAACGCTCAG CTTCTTTAACTTATGCAAATTCCACATGTGGCTCGGGCTCCGGAGCACCGCTACTGTCTCAGGGAATGGATAAGATTATAGTGGATGGCTCTGACCTGCAGGCATGGCCCAGTATTTTGGACAGCAGGAGGCAGAACGAGTCCCTGAGCAAAGCTTCATGGGAATGCAATCAGGGCATGCAAAAGAACAAGACAGAACAGGTGGAGCTTGGTGTCACTGCAGATGGAGGCAACTCAGAATCAATCCCCTGTTCCTCCTGTGAAACTGCTTTAAATTTGACAGATGCAGAAAGCATGCAGCAGAAGATAGAAAGCCAGGATGGAGGCCAACGGGAGGAAAACAAGACAGAAAAAGGAGTGGGACCAAAACAAGCGGAAGCTGATATTGCTGATGACTGCAAAGGGTTAAATGTGGCAGTGCAGCTTCCTAATTTCAGTTCAAATCTAGAAGCCTTAACTCCTGATAGATGTAATAGTAGGGCAAGTGGAGAACTGCTGGAGACTGGAGAAATCTGGGGAACGTCTGGGGAAAACCAGGTAGGATGGAAAGTTGCTGGAAATGATGGAGTCAGCCATGAGGTATCTCAGACAGTCTGGGATGAAGAAAAAACTGGTCTAAAAAAGCAGGCAGCTACAGTTAGGCAGAGTGATGTGCCAAAAGAAGGCATGGCTGAACATGTAAAAGAAAGCTCTCCAGATTGTTTACAGGACAAAATGATTGCAACCAATACAACAACAGATGGTGAGAAAGGGATGAATGAGAGAGAATGGCAGGGCTCAGAGTGCGAGTCTGCCGGCTGTAGAAGCAGCGAAGATGGGACTTGGTCTTGCAACAACTCCAGAGCTCAAGCGTCATGCACAGAAGTGACCTTACAGAACATGCTCAGTCGAAGTGATCTGGATCCCCGGGTACTTTGTAACACTGGCTGGGGGCAGACCCAGATCAAGCAGAGCATAGCCTGGGATTTGGAGGTGGACAGTAGCTCTGAATCAGGTCGAGACTGGACTGGGCATGCGCGGATTGATCTAAATAGTCCCAGCTGTCCTCAGTGGTCCAGGGACTTGCAGGGCCAAGTGAAGGAGGCCAGAAACCAGAGGGCAGGGAGTAAAGAGGAGCAAAGTGAGGAGAAAACAGATAGTAAACAGAGTGCTCTACTGACAGGGAaaggaagcagctggatgaagacTGTTGAGGATGAGCGGGTAGAAAGGTGGGATGGGAACAGGAGAGATGGTGGGCAGTGGAGAGAAGGGGACAGGGGCAGTTGGGGCCCAGGAGACACTCAGTGGGGAGAAAACAAGGTTAAAGGTGGACAAAGTGAGAAGCCATGGGCTGACTCTAAGGATGAGGGATGGAGAACCAAACAGCACCAGGGGTGGGGAGACGACTGCCACTTGCAACATATACCAAACAGTCAGACAGCACTGAAAGGCCCAAATCAGCAGCAAGTGCAGCAATCCCAGTCCCAGCTTACTCAACAAAGAGGCTCACAGGAGTCCAGGGAACCACCCACAGGCCCAGTGGTACTGAAGCAAAGCTCAGGATGGAAGCCTGGTCCCATCCCCCACACATCTTCAGCCATTGAGCCAAGTGGTTGGGAGGAGCCCTCACCCCAGTCCATTAGCAGGAAGATGGAGATTGACGATGGTACGTCAGCCTGGGGTGACCCCACTCACTATGACAGCAGGAGTGTCAATATGTGGGACAAGAGCAACCTACAGCAGAGGGGTCAGCCATCTCAGCAACAGCATGAGTCCATGCCAGCCACCACCCTgaccagcagagataaaaacacaG CATGGGAACGGAGTACTGATGCTCCTGAACAGGTCATGAACAACAGCCCAGGAGGCTGGGGGAAAGCCTTTGATACACCCTCAGGCTGGAGGGACCCAGAGGAATCTGGGAAAGGGACAGGTTGGGGTGGATCCCGCTTCAATCCAGCCAAGAGCG GTTCAAAGACTATGCAAGATAGCTGGGGTGATGAAAGTTTAAACAATTCACGCCATTCCAGCTGGGAGGAGGAAGATAGTGGTTCTGGCATGTGGGGCAACAGGTCTCAGGACAACACTTCCTCCTTTTCCTCTGGGGGTTGGAACCAAGGTCAGGGTGGCAGGAGAACTGGAGCAAAG GGTACTCTGAAAGGAAACGGAGGGGGTTCCTGGACAGGTTCGATAACTCGGCAGTTGTCCAACATGGGGATCACG GACGAAGAAGCCGTCTCAGCATCAGACAGGCGCAGGAGAGGGATGAATGACTTTAATGGGGAGATGAGGaggggaggaagaggaggaggaagcttTCGCTCACACAGCTCCAAGGAACCAGGCACG acAGGTCTGCTCAATACCAGTGGTGTTGCACATTTAAGAGGAATGCAGCAGCCAGGTGCGCATCACGTAAACCCTTCCCCTGGAGTACGAGCACAAGTGCCTCAGCAGTTCCTCCCACCTCAG GTTTCGGGGTCGGTTTTGAATCCGATGTTTCCCCCACAGCTGTCCCCTCAGCACTTAGCCATGCTCAGTGGGATACACCCCCACATGCAGCAGGTCCAGCTG GCGTATCAGCTCCtcctgcagcagcagcagcaacagcatcaTTTCCTGTCTCATAGAAAGTTCCCCCAGCCTCCTCCTCTGCTTCAGCATCAGGACCCGCAGCAG TTGGCCCGCATTATGGCAGTTCTTCAGCAGCGTCCCAAAACCCCCACATCCTTCCCAG CAGGCTTTGTGCCAGGGGTGGAGCCTGAGTCAGTGATTGGAGTAAAAGAAGTGGGAGGAGCTCAGCCTCAGTTTAAATGGATGATGGAGGCAGGGCATCCACTTTGCCCCTCCCCTCCTGATCCCGTCATGCTTAAGAATG gtCTCTTACCAGGTCCGATGAAGCTCCGAGGCGACTCCTCGTATCCCCACTATGATCTGGTGGGGGTGGAGAATATGGGTGTGGCCTCTCCAAGTCTGATTGACAATTGGCATAGAACCCCTGGTGGCAAATTAGGCTCCACCCCTAGCACCCCCACCTGGCCACCAG AGTTTCAGCCCGGTGTTCCATGGAAAGGTGTTCAGAGCCCCGAGCCTGACCCAAACCCCTACAGCGGAATGTTGGTGGAGAACACACTCACGGACACTGAACACCATTTATTGCAGGATAACAcag tctctctctcagagCTGAACACCGTACTGCCTTCACCTGCTGCCTGGCCTTACTGTGCCTCGGACCCACACAACTCag CCCCCAGTTGGCCTCCTGAGCCCATCGGACACAGGACCAATCGAAACGGCTCCCAGCTGCCCCGCCCCCCTCCAGGCTTGACCCATCAGAAGCAGTCTCCGTGGTTAGGGGTGGGGCCTCACGTGCCCAGAGGGTGGAGCTCGGAGAGGCAGGGCCAGGAGTCACCTTTTGGTGCAGGTAACGTTTTACACGTCTCTGCAGTGGTTGTGGTGATGAAGAGGAACACAGGAGCTCAGTCATGTTGTGGTGTTTCAGAGAGCTCATGGAGTGGTGGATCATCTACAGGAAGTTCATGGCTATTATTGAGCAACCTCACACCAcag gtcgatAGCTCCACTCTAAAGACAATTTGCCTGCAGCATGGCCCACTGATGACCTTTAACCTCGGCTTGGCTCAGGGCAGTGCTCTGATTCGCTACTGCAGCCCGGATGAGGCGGCCAAGGCCCAGAGCGCACTGCACAT GTGTGTCCTGGGTAACACCACCATCTTGGCTGAGTTTGTGAGCGAGGAGGATGTGGCCCGTTACTTCACACATTCCCAGAgcagagagacagacggagacggagagacagacagagagatggacaGTGAGACGTGTGGAGGAGGGGAGGTGAAGCTTGGCTGGGAGAACCTGGACGGGGCCGGACTCTCTCTGTTTAACCGCTGGAGCCACAGCCGAGAGGGTGGGGTTTGGGGAGGCGTGCCCACTGGTTACCACAGCAACAGCCTCTGGGGTACTCCTCAGGTGGAGGACAGAGGACTTGGCTTGTTGCCAGGCAACTTATTAGGGGGTGGGGCTGACACTCTCTGA